In Streptomyces chartreusis, the following proteins share a genomic window:
- a CDS encoding L-serine ammonia-lyase: MAISVFDLFSIGIGPSSSHTVGPMRAAGMFVTRLKQDGVLAQTTAVRAELFGSLGATGHGHGTPKAVLLGLEGNEPHTVDVAEADLDVERIRTTGRIRLLGAEIGPAHEIDFDVATQLVLHRRRSLPYHANGMMLFAYDADGVPVSERTYYSVGGGFVVDEDAVGADRIKLDETVLPHPFRTGDELLRLARETGLSISVLMLENERAWRTEKEIRGGLLEIWRVMDACVARGLGREGILPGGLKVRRRAAAAARALRGEGDARGRAMEWVTLYAMAVNEENAAGGRVVTAPTNGAAGIIPAVLRYYLDFVPGADEDGVVRFMLAAGAIGMLFKENASISGAEVGCQGEVGSACSMAAGALAEVLGGSPEQVENAAEIGMEHNLGLTCDPVGGLVQIPCIERNGMAAVKAITAARMALRGDGRHHVSLDKVIKTMKETGADMKVKYKETARGGLAVNVIEC, encoded by the coding sequence GTGGCAATCAGCGTCTTCGACCTGTTCTCGATCGGCATCGGCCCCTCCAGTTCGCACACCGTCGGCCCGATGCGTGCCGCCGGGATGTTCGTGACCCGGCTGAAGCAGGACGGCGTGCTCGCCCAGACCACCGCCGTACGGGCCGAGTTGTTCGGCTCGCTCGGCGCCACCGGCCACGGCCACGGCACCCCCAAGGCCGTGCTGCTCGGGCTGGAGGGCAACGAGCCGCACACCGTGGACGTCGCCGAGGCCGACCTCGACGTCGAGCGGATCCGCACGACCGGACGCATCCGCCTCCTCGGCGCCGAGATCGGCCCGGCCCACGAGATCGACTTCGACGTCGCGACCCAACTGGTCCTGCACCGCAGGCGTTCACTGCCGTACCACGCCAACGGCATGATGCTCTTCGCGTACGACGCCGACGGCGTGCCCGTGTCGGAGAGGACGTACTACTCGGTGGGCGGTGGCTTCGTCGTGGACGAGGACGCCGTCGGGGCCGACCGCATCAAGCTCGACGAGACGGTGCTGCCCCACCCGTTCCGCACCGGCGACGAACTGCTGCGGCTCGCCCGGGAGACCGGCCTGTCGATCTCCGTGCTGATGCTGGAGAACGAGCGGGCCTGGCGCACCGAGAAGGAGATCCGCGGGGGCCTGCTGGAGATCTGGCGAGTGATGGACGCCTGTGTCGCAAGGGGTCTGGGCCGCGAGGGCATTCTCCCGGGCGGCCTGAAGGTCCGTCGGCGCGCGGCCGCGGCGGCCCGGGCACTGCGCGGCGAGGGCGACGCGAGAGGCCGCGCGATGGAGTGGGTGACCCTCTACGCGATGGCCGTGAACGAGGAGAACGCCGCCGGTGGCCGGGTGGTCACCGCCCCGACGAACGGCGCGGCCGGCATCATCCCCGCCGTCCTGCGCTACTACCTCGACTTCGTGCCGGGCGCCGACGAGGACGGCGTGGTCCGCTTCATGCTGGCCGCGGGCGCGATCGGCATGCTCTTCAAGGAGAACGCCTCCATCTCCGGCGCCGAGGTCGGCTGCCAGGGCGAGGTCGGCTCCGCCTGCTCCATGGCGGCCGGCGCACTCGCCGAGGTCCTGGGCGGCAGCCCCGAGCAGGTCGAGAACGCCGCCGAGATCGGCATGGAACACAACCTCGGCCTCACCTGCGACCCCGTCGGCGGCCTCGTCCAGATCCCCTGCATCGAACGCAACGGCATGGCCGCCGTGAAGGCGATCACCGCCGCCCGCATGGCACTGCGCGGCGACGGCCGGCACCACGTCTCCCTCGACAAGGTCATCAAGACGATGAAGGAGACCGGCGCCGACATGAAGGTCAAGTACAAGGAGACCGCGCGGGGCGGGCTGGCGGTCAACGTCATCGAGTGCTGA
- the glyA gene encoding serine hydroxymethyltransferase — translation MTLLNQPLHELDPAIAAALDAELERQQSTLEMIASENFAPVAVMEAQGSVATNKYAEGYPGRRYYGGCEHVDVAEQIAIDRVKELFGAEYANVQPHSGASANQAALFAIAQPGDTILGLDLAHGGHLTHGMRLNFSGKQFNVVAYHVETDSGLVDMAEVERLAKEHRPKVIIAGWSAYPRQLDFAAFRRIADEVGAYLWVDMAHFAGLVAAGLHPNPVPHADVVTSTTHKTLGGPRGGIILARSKEFAKKLNSAVFPGFQGGPLEHVIAAKAVSFKVAASEEFKERQQRTIEGARILAERLTAPDAREAGVNVLSGGTDVHLILVDLRASDLDGQQAEDRLHEVGITVNRNAVPDDPRPPMVTSGLRIGTPALATRGFTAQDFTEVADVIAETLKPVYDADALKARVKALADKHPLYPGL, via the coding sequence ATGACCCTTCTCAACCAACCCCTGCATGAGCTGGATCCGGCGATCGCGGCGGCTCTGGATGCCGAGCTGGAGCGTCAGCAGTCGACGCTGGAGATGATCGCGTCGGAGAACTTCGCTCCGGTCGCGGTCATGGAGGCGCAGGGCTCGGTCGCCACGAACAAGTACGCCGAGGGCTACCCGGGCCGGCGTTACTACGGCGGCTGTGAGCATGTCGATGTCGCCGAGCAGATCGCGATCGACCGGGTCAAGGAGCTGTTCGGCGCCGAGTACGCCAATGTGCAGCCGCACTCGGGTGCCTCCGCGAACCAGGCGGCGCTGTTCGCGATCGCCCAGCCCGGCGACACGATCCTGGGCCTGGACCTCGCGCACGGCGGCCATCTCACCCACGGCATGCGGCTGAACTTCTCCGGCAAGCAGTTCAACGTGGTCGCCTACCACGTGGAGACCGACAGCGGCCTGGTCGACATGGCCGAGGTCGAGCGCCTGGCGAAGGAGCACCGCCCGAAGGTGATCATCGCCGGGTGGTCGGCGTATCCGCGGCAGCTGGACTTCGCCGCGTTCCGCCGGATCGCGGACGAGGTCGGCGCCTACCTGTGGGTCGACATGGCGCACTTCGCCGGCCTGGTCGCCGCGGGGCTGCACCCGAACCCGGTCCCGCACGCCGACGTGGTCACCTCCACCACCCACAAGACCCTCGGCGGCCCGCGCGGCGGGATCATCCTGGCCCGCAGCAAGGAGTTCGCCAAGAAGCTGAACTCCGCGGTCTTCCCCGGCTTCCAGGGCGGCCCGCTGGAGCACGTGATCGCCGCGAAGGCGGTGTCCTTCAAGGTCGCCGCGTCCGAGGAGTTCAAGGAGCGCCAGCAGCGCACCATCGAGGGTGCCCGCATCCTGGCGGAGCGGCTGACCGCGCCGGACGCCCGCGAGGCCGGTGTGAACGTGCTGTCGGGCGGCACCGACGTGCACCTGATCCTGGTCGACCTGCGCGCCTCCGACCTCGACGGGCAGCAGGCCGAGGACCGCCTCCACGAGGTCGGTATCACCGTCAACCGCAACGCCGTGCCCGACGACCCGCGCCCGCCGATGGTCACCTCCGGCCTGCGCATCGGCACCCCGGCCCTGGCCACCCGCGGCTTCACCGCGCAGGACTTCACCGAGGTCGCCGACGTGATCGCCGAGACCCTCAAGCCGGTCTACGACGCCGACGCGCTCAAGGCCCGGGTCAAGGCACTCGCCGACAAGCACCCGCTCTACCCCGGCCTCTGA
- the fdhD gene encoding formate dehydrogenase accessory sulfurtransferase FdhD, producing MGRVTERRRVLRIRDGATSTRPDTLVAEEPLEIRLNGKPLAITMRTPGDDFALAAGFLVSEGVLARAEEVANIVYCAGATSDGANTYNVVDVRLAPGVPLPDITLERNVYTTSSCGLCGKASLDAVRTAARVPIADTPQLRVTPELLAALPDRLRSAQRVFDRTGGLHAAGLFSPDGELLDLREDVGRHNAVDKLIGRALRSGRLPLSRSMLLVSGRASFELAQKAVMAGIPLLAAVSAPSSLAVDLAAETGLTLVGFLRGGSMNVYAGEERLDLRGRLDQRTDAEPAVPAR from the coding sequence ATGGGACGGGTCACCGAGCGACGGCGCGTACTTCGGATCCGTGACGGCGCGACGAGCACGCGCCCGGACACCCTGGTCGCGGAGGAGCCGTTGGAGATCCGCCTGAACGGCAAGCCCCTCGCCATCACCATGCGCACCCCCGGCGACGACTTCGCGCTGGCCGCCGGGTTCCTGGTGAGCGAGGGCGTACTGGCACGGGCCGAGGAGGTGGCGAACATCGTGTACTGCGCGGGCGCCACGTCGGACGGCGCGAACACGTACAACGTTGTCGACGTGAGACTCGCCCCCGGTGTGCCGCTGCCCGACATCACGCTCGAACGCAATGTGTACACGACGTCCTCGTGCGGCCTGTGCGGCAAGGCCAGCCTGGACGCCGTACGCACCGCGGCACGCGTCCCGATCGCCGACACGCCCCAACTCCGTGTCACGCCCGAGCTGCTGGCTGCCCTGCCCGACCGACTGCGGTCGGCGCAACGGGTGTTCGACCGAACCGGGGGGCTGCACGCAGCCGGACTGTTCTCCCCGGACGGCGAACTCCTGGACCTGCGCGAGGACGTCGGCCGCCACAACGCCGTCGACAAGCTGATCGGACGTGCGCTCCGGTCCGGCCGGCTACCGCTGTCCCGCAGCATGCTGCTCGTCTCCGGACGGGCGTCGTTCGAGCTGGCGCAGAAGGCGGTGATGGCGGGCATCCCCCTGCTGGCGGCGGTCTCGGCGCCGTCGTCCCTCGCCGTCGACCTGGCGGCGGAGACCGGCCTCACTCTCGTCGGCTTCCTGCGCGGCGGCTCCATGAACGTGTACGCGGGGGAGGAGCGCCTGGACCTGCGAGGACGCCTGGACCAGCGAACCGACGCCGAGCCCGCGGTTCCGGCGAGGTGA
- the solA gene encoding N-methyl-L-tryptophan oxidase: protein MASSRTSHDVIVVGLGGMGSAAAYHLAARGRRVLGLERFGPAHNLGSSHGGSRIYRQAYFEDPAYVPLLLRAHELWEKLAADSGREVFTETGGLMIGREHSAAFAGTLRSAHEWGLDHEVLGAADIRRRFPTFNPAPEDVAFYERRAGIALPEATVTAHLDLARAHGAELHFAETVLGWEADGPGGKARVVTDRGAYTADRLVIAPGAWAPTLLSGLGVSVSVERQVMYWFQPVGGTRPFRPDRHPVYIWEDPDGTQIYGFPSLDGPEGGAKVAFFRKGVPSDPDTLDRRIHRDEIAAMADHLRPRIPTLPGRFLKAAACMYANTPDEHFVLAQHPEHPQVAVACGFSGHGFKFVPVVGEILADLATEGTTEHPIALFDPRRARV, encoded by the coding sequence ATGGCCTCTTCGCGCACCTCCCACGACGTCATCGTCGTCGGCCTGGGCGGAATGGGCAGCGCGGCCGCCTACCACCTCGCCGCCCGTGGCCGGCGAGTGCTCGGCCTGGAACGCTTCGGCCCGGCCCACAACCTCGGCTCCAGCCACGGCGGCTCCCGCATCTACCGCCAGGCCTACTTCGAGGACCCGGCGTACGTGCCCCTGCTGCTGCGCGCCCACGAACTCTGGGAGAAACTCGCCGCCGACTCGGGGCGTGAGGTCTTCACCGAGACCGGCGGCCTGATGATCGGCCGTGAGCACAGCGCCGCGTTCGCCGGCACCCTGCGCAGCGCCCATGAATGGGGCCTGGACCACGAGGTCCTGGGCGCCGCCGACATCAGGCGCCGCTTCCCCACCTTCAACCCGGCGCCCGAGGACGTCGCCTTCTACGAGCGCAGGGCCGGCATCGCCCTGCCGGAGGCGACCGTCACCGCCCATCTGGACCTGGCGAGGGCCCATGGCGCCGAACTGCACTTCGCGGAGACGGTCCTCGGCTGGGAGGCCGACGGGCCGGGCGGCAAGGCCAGGGTGGTCACCGACCGCGGCGCCTACACCGCCGACCGCCTCGTCATCGCCCCCGGGGCGTGGGCGCCGACGCTCCTGTCCGGCCTCGGGGTGAGCGTGTCCGTGGAACGCCAGGTCATGTACTGGTTCCAACCCGTCGGCGGCACCCGTCCGTTCAGGCCGGACCGGCACCCCGTCTACATCTGGGAGGACCCCGACGGCACCCAGATCTACGGCTTCCCCTCCCTCGACGGCCCCGAGGGCGGCGCCAAGGTCGCCTTCTTCCGCAAGGGCGTCCCCAGCGACCCCGACACCCTCGACCGGCGGATCCACCGGGACGAGATCGCCGCCATGGCCGACCATCTGCGTCCCCGCATCCCCACCCTGCCCGGACGCTTCCTCAAGGCCGCGGCGTGCATGTACGCCAACACCCCGGACGAGCACTTCGTCCTGGCCCAGCATCCCGAACATCCGCAGGTGGCCGTGGCCTGCGGGTTCTCCGGCCACGGCTTCAAGTTCGTGCCCGTGGTCGGCGAGATCCTCGCCGACCTGGCCACCGAGGGCACCACCGAGCACCCCATCGCCCTGTTCGACCCCCGACGTGCGCGCGTCTGA
- a CDS encoding serine hydrolase domain-containing protein: MASQRALLPRSTPAASGMSSRSITALLDRLEARSIECHSLMVVRHGHVVAEGWWAPYSAERPHLLYSLTKSFTSVAVGLAIADGLLSLDDRVVHVLPDHVPAGISEQGSRITVHHLLSMTAGHLTDSLAEAWELEPDDLVKGFLGLPFAVAEGTRHTYDNSTTFILARMVERVTGRGLAEFLDERLFKPMGVDHAEWDRVKSGAVFGFHGLHLMTEAIAAFGELLLRQGMWGDRRLVPGEWVELATGRHVDCLPFKDGADDADFSCGYGYQFWMSRHGYHGHGSFGQQCVVVPSHDLVVAVTAQGEAQEVLDAMWECLLPGVDHPGSAQDDEILVDRLRQLSLSPVPGSADPGRSAGATLDASSEGSALPDGTTVIIDPADGGWLVRLGSLLDVEVGHGEWRESSPLGRPVVAAGAWQGSTFVADLYVITTPHRVRLVVDTEARTAAATWSTVPLTGSSLELHLRSPLMTRPDVG; the protein is encoded by the coding sequence ATGGCTTCTCAGCGTGCCCTGCTGCCGCGCTCGACACCGGCTGCCTCGGGGATGTCGTCCCGTTCGATCACCGCGCTGCTGGATCGGCTCGAAGCACGATCCATCGAGTGTCACTCCCTCATGGTCGTACGCCACGGTCACGTCGTCGCCGAAGGCTGGTGGGCGCCGTACTCGGCCGAACGCCCGCATCTTCTCTACTCGCTGACCAAGTCGTTCACCTCGGTCGCCGTGGGGTTGGCGATCGCCGACGGGCTGCTCTCACTGGACGATCGGGTGGTACACGTGCTGCCCGACCACGTCCCGGCCGGCATCTCGGAGCAGGGGAGCCGCATCACCGTTCACCATCTGCTGTCCATGACGGCCGGGCACCTCACGGACAGCCTCGCCGAAGCCTGGGAGCTGGAACCCGACGACTTGGTGAAGGGCTTCCTGGGGTTGCCGTTCGCCGTTGCCGAGGGAACGCGGCACACCTACGACAACTCGACCACCTTCATCCTGGCCCGGATGGTGGAACGGGTCACGGGTCGCGGTCTCGCGGAGTTCCTCGACGAGCGACTCTTCAAGCCGATGGGCGTCGACCACGCCGAATGGGACCGGGTGAAGAGCGGTGCCGTCTTCGGATTCCACGGACTGCACCTCATGACCGAGGCCATCGCCGCCTTCGGTGAGCTGCTCCTGCGCCAAGGCATGTGGGGCGACCGGCGGCTCGTCCCGGGCGAATGGGTGGAGCTCGCGACCGGACGGCACGTCGACTGCTTGCCGTTCAAGGACGGAGCGGACGACGCCGATTTCTCCTGCGGCTACGGATACCAGTTCTGGATGTCGCGCCACGGGTACCACGGCCATGGCTCCTTCGGACAGCAGTGCGTGGTGGTCCCGTCACACGATCTCGTCGTCGCCGTGACTGCCCAAGGTGAGGCCCAGGAGGTGCTCGACGCCATGTGGGAGTGCCTGCTGCCCGGCGTGGACCATCCAGGAAGCGCCCAGGACGACGAGATCCTCGTCGATCGCCTGCGGCAACTGTCCCTGTCCCCGGTGCCGGGTTCGGCCGACCCGGGGCGCTCGGCCGGCGCGACACTCGACGCATCCTCCGAGGGCTCGGCTCTGCCAGACGGAACGACGGTGATCATCGATCCCGCCGACGGCGGATGGCTCGTACGCCTCGGGTCCCTTCTCGACGTCGAGGTCGGCCATGGCGAATGGCGGGAAAGCTCTCCGCTCGGCCGACCCGTCGTCGCGGCCGGTGCCTGGCAGGGCAGCACATTCGTCGCCGATCTCTACGTCATCACCACCCCGCACCGCGTTCGGTTGGTCGTCGACACCGAGGCGAGGACCGCGGCCGCGACATGGAGCACCGTGCCCCTGACCGGCAGCAGCCTGGAGCTGCACCTGCGGTCGCCACTGATGACACGACCCGACGTCGGGTAA
- a CDS encoding aromatic ring-hydroxylating oxygenase subunit alpha has product MTTTSLPQSLIATLPGEHYTDPEVFALEQERIFETMWFCVARAGELERPGSFRTYQVGRESVLVSRARDGSVKAFLNICRHRGAKLCTEESGEVKRAFQCPYHAWTYGLDGKLVAAPNLTSMPDIDRTAYGLVKVHVREWLGYVWVCLADTLPSFEDDIMGEVVERLGDVESIDRYDIDNLQVGRRITYDVKANWKLIIENFMECYHCATIHPELTEVLPEFADGYAAQYYVGHGAEFGEDVQGFTVDGSEGLDRIPGVADGQDRRYYAITVKPQVFINLVPDHVIFHRMYPMAHDRTVVECDWLYLPHVVESGKDVERSVELFHRVNQQDFDACERTQPGMSSRAYAKGGVLVPSEHHIGEFHTWVQERLQM; this is encoded by the coding sequence TTGACCACGACCAGCCTGCCCCAAAGCCTGATCGCCACGCTGCCGGGCGAGCACTACACCGACCCCGAGGTCTTCGCCCTGGAACAGGAGCGGATCTTCGAGACGATGTGGTTCTGCGTGGCCCGCGCCGGGGAGCTGGAAAGGCCGGGCAGCTTCCGGACCTACCAGGTCGGCAGGGAGAGCGTGCTGGTCAGCCGTGCCAGGGACGGTTCGGTCAAGGCCTTCCTGAACATCTGCCGGCACCGCGGCGCCAAGCTGTGCACGGAGGAGTCCGGCGAGGTCAAAAGGGCCTTCCAATGCCCGTACCACGCCTGGACCTACGGCCTCGACGGCAAGCTGGTCGCCGCGCCCAACCTGACGTCGATGCCGGACATCGACCGGACCGCGTACGGACTGGTCAAGGTGCACGTCCGGGAGTGGCTCGGTTATGTGTGGGTGTGCCTGGCCGACACCCTGCCGTCCTTCGAGGACGACATCATGGGCGAGGTCGTCGAGCGGCTCGGCGACGTCGAGTCGATCGACCGCTACGACATCGACAATCTCCAGGTGGGCCGTCGTATTACCTATGACGTGAAGGCCAACTGGAAGCTCATCATCGAGAACTTCATGGAGTGCTACCACTGCGCCACGATCCACCCCGAACTCACCGAGGTGCTGCCGGAGTTCGCGGACGGCTACGCCGCTCAGTACTACGTGGGCCACGGCGCCGAGTTCGGCGAGGACGTCCAGGGCTTCACCGTGGACGGCTCCGAGGGCCTGGACCGCATTCCCGGCGTCGCCGACGGCCAGGACCGCCGCTACTACGCGATCACCGTCAAGCCGCAGGTGTTCATCAACCTCGTCCCGGACCACGTCATCTTCCACCGGATGTACCCGATGGCCCACGACCGCACGGTTGTCGAGTGCGACTGGCTCTATCTCCCGCACGTGGTGGAGAGCGGCAAGGACGTGGAGCGGTCGGTGGAACTGTTCCACCGGGTGAACCAGCAGGACTTCGACGCCTGCGAACGCACCCAGCCGGGGATGAGTTCCCGGGCCTACGCCAAGGGCGGCGTGCTCGTGCCCAGCGAGCACCACATCGGCGAGTTCCACACCTGGGTGCAGGAAAGGCTCCAAATGTAG
- a CDS encoding GNAT family N-acetyltransferase — translation MTSDLVFRPITGLEEIELFNALPGPYNDGLAEDLQNGHCRADWMWVALSDGRPVARVGWWSRGGSRPEVLETLDIDDAHGDPHRTDIGARLLRTALTALFPAGTLPPPYVLQPLPANWRDDSTTERRIKGRIEVVERTGGKFFVERLRYRWTSGTPLPSRRGILTFRPVSSDEEAIDLLARILPGTLDAYSQADVARSSAGDHARVQYHDELLSYPSPREWWRIGVRPDGEPIGLVVPAQSPNGFVIAYLGVIDGHRGHGFVNDLLAEGTHLLAAQGAERVTADTDLGNHPMARAFERAGYDNFAGRIDMRWD, via the coding sequence GTGACAAGTGACCTGGTCTTCCGCCCCATCACCGGTCTGGAGGAGATCGAACTCTTCAACGCTCTGCCCGGCCCTTACAACGACGGTCTCGCGGAGGATCTCCAGAACGGACACTGCCGCGCCGACTGGATGTGGGTGGCCCTGAGCGACGGTCGGCCGGTGGCACGGGTCGGCTGGTGGTCCCGCGGCGGCAGCAGGCCTGAGGTCCTGGAAACCCTCGACATCGACGACGCCCACGGCGACCCGCACCGGACAGACATCGGCGCGCGTCTTCTGCGTACCGCCCTCACCGCGCTCTTCCCTGCGGGCACCCTGCCGCCTCCGTACGTCCTCCAGCCCCTCCCGGCGAATTGGAGAGACGACTCCACCACCGAACGCCGCATCAAAGGCCGGATAGAGGTGGTGGAGCGCACCGGCGGCAAATTCTTCGTCGAGAGGCTTCGGTATCGGTGGACGTCCGGCACACCCCTGCCTTCCCGCCGCGGCATCCTCACCTTCCGCCCGGTCAGCAGCGATGAGGAGGCCATCGACCTGCTTGCCCGCATCCTTCCGGGCACGCTGGATGCCTACAGTCAGGCCGACGTCGCCCGTTCCTCGGCCGGCGACCACGCACGCGTGCAGTACCACGACGAACTGCTGAGCTATCCCAGTCCGCGCGAATGGTGGCGGATCGGCGTCCGCCCGGACGGCGAACCGATCGGCTTGGTCGTCCCGGCGCAGAGCCCGAACGGCTTCGTGATCGCCTACCTCGGCGTGATCGACGGCCACCGGGGCCACGGCTTCGTCAACGACCTGCTCGCCGAAGGCACCCACCTGCTGGCTGCCCAGGGCGCCGAACGCGTCACCGCGGACACCGATCTGGGAAACCATCCGATGGCCCGGGCATTCGAGCGTGCCGGGTACGACAACTTCGCCGGGCGCATCGACATGCGCTGGGATTGA
- a CDS encoding pentapeptide repeat-containing protein: METGEPDRSVGRRAAAGLLAGAGLVILGTVFVVLPGVVVDHDLAGASVAAQDRLKAVNDVRTTLLQVVGGLVVLFGAYATWRQLRVSQDGLRATQEGYVTDRFSRAVDQLGSDKLDVRIGGLHALWRIAEQSARDREAIISIQAAYLRTHLPWPPAGPESPAADVPINDIAPLETRAADAQVALTALGVLCRHREQSWVNLSITDLRRADCDGLWFPEVNFDRACMEAAGLYHANLTQASLVSVNLRHADLTTAVLRRARCILADLRAAKLVETDLRDADFTETDLREANLRKADAHGAVFHRADLRMADLRGTDLSTADLVEARLTGALASEHTRWPADFDHTAAGVVHTDDPGPEPSPLLQPPGMTWQAPPLRSTP, translated from the coding sequence ATGGAGACGGGGGAACCGGACCGGTCGGTGGGACGTCGTGCAGCCGCCGGCCTGCTGGCCGGGGCAGGGCTGGTCATTCTGGGCACGGTGTTCGTCGTACTGCCGGGGGTGGTGGTCGACCACGATCTCGCCGGGGCGAGCGTCGCCGCGCAGGATCGGCTGAAGGCGGTGAACGATGTCCGCACGACGCTGCTGCAGGTGGTCGGCGGCCTGGTCGTGCTCTTCGGCGCGTACGCCACCTGGCGGCAACTGCGGGTGAGCCAGGACGGGTTGCGCGCCACCCAGGAGGGCTATGTCACCGACCGGTTCAGCCGGGCCGTCGACCAGCTCGGCAGCGACAAGCTGGACGTGCGCATCGGCGGGTTGCACGCGCTGTGGCGGATCGCGGAGCAGTCCGCCCGCGACCGGGAGGCCATCATCTCCATCCAGGCCGCGTACCTGCGGACACATCTGCCCTGGCCGCCCGCCGGGCCGGAATCACCGGCGGCGGACGTGCCGATCAACGACATCGCACCCCTGGAGACCCGGGCCGCCGACGCCCAGGTGGCGCTGACCGCGCTCGGCGTGCTGTGCCGGCACCGGGAGCAGTCCTGGGTCAATCTCAGCATCACCGACCTGCGCCGGGCCGACTGCGACGGACTGTGGTTCCCCGAGGTCAACTTCGACCGCGCCTGCATGGAAGCGGCGGGCCTGTACCACGCCAACCTGACCCAGGCGTCCCTGGTCTCGGTCAACCTGCGGCACGCCGACCTCACGACTGCGGTTCTCCGCCGGGCCCGCTGCATCCTGGCCGACCTACGGGCCGCGAAGCTCGTCGAAACCGACCTGCGTGACGCCGACTTCACCGAGACCGACCTGCGCGAGGCGAACCTGCGCAAGGCCGACGCCCACGGCGCGGTCTTCCACCGCGCCGACCTCCGCATGGCCGACCTGCGCGGCACCGACCTGAGCACCGCCGACCTCGTCGAAGCCCGTCTGACGGGCGCCCTGGCCAGCGAACACACGCGCTGGCCCGCCGACTTCGACCACACGGCCGCCGGAGTCGTCCACACCGACGACCCCGGCCCCGAGCCCTCACCCCTACTCCAGCCACCCGGGATGACATGGCAGGCACCACCGCTGCGGTCCACTCCCTGA
- a CDS encoding NAD(P)/FAD-dependent oxidoreductase, with protein MITVVGASLAGLSTVRALRTEGYDGGIVVVGEERHTPYDRPPLSKDFLKGAVDAGALALGDADEYADLDVQWLLGERAVRLDPATRSVVLAGGRQLRSDGVVVATGASPRTLPGTDGLTGVHTLRTLDDAEALRAELLDGSPRVVVIGAGFIGAEVASTARLLGLDVTVVEALDIPLERQLGREMGLVCSSLHGDHGVRLLSGTGVAGLVGTGRVTGVRLADGRLLPADVVVVGVGVRPNTDWLAGSGVRVDDGVVCDSGCSTDVPGVVAVGDVARCPNPFTGRHARIEHWSNATEQARTAARTLLTGVPAPAPLTAPYFWSDQYRVRIQVAGYVAPGAEPEVVEGDVDSRTFTAVYRREGAPVAVLSLNQPKFFNRLRRTLVPAAAAVA; from the coding sequence ATGATCACCGTCGTCGGAGCGTCGCTGGCCGGCCTGAGCACGGTCCGCGCGCTGCGCACAGAGGGCTACGACGGCGGCATCGTCGTCGTGGGGGAGGAGCGCCACACCCCCTACGACCGCCCGCCGCTGTCCAAGGACTTCCTCAAGGGCGCCGTCGACGCGGGCGCGCTCGCACTCGGCGACGCCGACGAGTACGCGGACCTCGATGTGCAGTGGCTGCTCGGGGAGCGCGCGGTACGACTCGACCCCGCGACCCGGTCCGTCGTCCTGGCCGGCGGACGGCAACTGCGCTCCGACGGCGTCGTCGTCGCGACCGGCGCCAGTCCCCGCACGCTCCCCGGCACGGACGGGCTGACCGGAGTCCACACCCTGCGAACCCTGGACGACGCCGAGGCACTGCGCGCCGAACTTCTCGACGGCTCGCCCAGGGTCGTCGTCATCGGCGCCGGGTTCATCGGCGCCGAAGTGGCGTCCACCGCCCGCCTCCTCGGGCTCGACGTGACGGTCGTCGAGGCGCTCGACATTCCGCTGGAACGCCAACTGGGCCGGGAGATGGGGCTGGTGTGCTCCTCCCTCCACGGCGACCACGGAGTCCGTCTGCTGTCCGGGACCGGCGTGGCGGGACTCGTCGGCACGGGCCGGGTCACGGGCGTGCGCCTGGCGGACGGACGCCTGCTGCCCGCCGACGTCGTCGTGGTCGGGGTCGGCGTGCGGCCCAACACCGACTGGCTCGCCGGCTCCGGTGTCCGGGTCGACGACGGCGTGGTGTGCGACAGCGGCTGCTCGACCGACGTCCCGGGCGTGGTCGCCGTCGGTGACGTGGCGCGCTGCCCCAACCCGTTCACCGGACGGCACGCCCGCATCGAGCACTGGAGCAACGCCACCGAACAGGCGCGGACCGCCGCCCGCACCCTCCTGACCGGAGTGCCGGCGCCCGCCCCGTTGACCGCGCCCTACTTCTGGTCCGACCAGTACCGGGTGCGCATCCAGGTCGCCGGGTACGTCGCGCCGGGTGCCGAGCCCGAGGTCGTCGAAGGCGACGTCGACAGCCGTACGTTCACCGCGGTCTACCGGCGCGAGGGCGCTCCCGTCGCCGTGCTCTCGCTCAACCAGCCGAAGTTCTTCAACCGCCTCCGCCGCACCCTCGTCCCCGCGGCCGCGGCCGTCGCGTAG